Proteins co-encoded in one Stenotrophomonas maltophilia genomic window:
- the hemB gene encoding porphobilinogen synthase, whose product MSHPLYRPRRMRHDEFSRRLMRENTLTTDDLIYPVFVHEQAGRTAVPSMPGVDRLSIEELLKVAEEALELGIPVIDLFPVIDPSLKSLDASAAWSEDGLAQRAIRALKSRFPELGVMTDVALDPYTTHGQDGIIDDKGYVLNDITVEALVKQSVSHAEAGADIVSPSDMMDGRIGAIRRALDAEHHLNVRIMAYSAKYASAFYGPFRDAVGSAASLGKADKKTYQMDPANGDEALREIALDLEEGADMVMVKPGMPYLDLVRRVKETFGVPTFAYQVSGEYAMMKAAFANGWLDERACVLESLLGFKRAGADGVLTYFAPQVARWLRER is encoded by the coding sequence ATGTCCCATCCGCTGTACCGCCCGCGCCGCATGCGCCACGACGAGTTCTCGCGCCGCCTGATGCGTGAGAACACGCTGACCACCGACGACCTGATCTACCCGGTGTTCGTGCACGAACAGGCCGGCCGCACCGCAGTGCCGTCGATGCCGGGCGTGGACCGGCTGTCGATCGAAGAGCTGCTGAAGGTGGCCGAAGAGGCGCTGGAGCTGGGCATTCCGGTGATCGATCTGTTCCCGGTGATCGACCCGTCGCTGAAGTCGCTGGACGCTTCGGCCGCCTGGTCCGAAGACGGCCTGGCCCAGCGCGCGATCCGCGCGCTGAAGTCGCGCTTCCCGGAACTGGGGGTGATGACCGACGTGGCGCTGGATCCGTACACCACCCATGGCCAGGACGGCATCATCGACGACAAGGGCTACGTGCTGAACGACATCACCGTCGAGGCGCTGGTCAAGCAGTCGGTGTCGCATGCCGAAGCCGGCGCGGACATCGTCTCGCCGTCGGACATGATGGACGGCCGCATCGGTGCGATCCGCCGCGCGCTGGATGCCGAGCACCACCTCAACGTGCGCATCATGGCCTACTCGGCCAAGTACGCCTCGGCGTTCTATGGCCCGTTCCGCGATGCGGTGGGCAGCGCGGCCAGTCTCGGCAAGGCCGACAAGAAGACCTACCAGATGGACCCGGCCAACGGCGACGAGGCGCTGCGCGAGATCGCGCTGGACCTGGAAGAAGGCGCCGACATGGTGATGGTCAAGCCGGGCATGCCCTACCTGGACCTGGTGCGCCGGGTGAAGGAGACCTTCGGCGTGCCGACCTTCGCCTACCAGGTCAGTGGCGAGTACGCGATGATGAAGGCGGCTTTCGCCAATGGCTGGCTGGACGAGCGGGCCTGCGTGCTGGAGTCGCTGCTGGGCTTCAAGCGCGCCGGCGCCGATGGCGTGCTGACCTATTTCGCGCCGCAGGTGGCGCGATGGCTGCGCGAGCGCTGA
- a CDS encoding S9 family peptidase, translating to MRHLFASLALMLATTTAAHAEKLTLEAITGPLPLSGPTLMKPKVAPDGSQVSFLRGKDSDRNQLDLWSYDIGSGQTRLLVDSKVVLPGTETLSDEEKARRERQRIAAMTGIVDYQWSPDAQRLLFPLGGELYLYDLKQQGAAAVRQLTHGEGFATDAKLSPKGGFVSFIRGRNLWVIDLASGKQLQLTGDGSSTIGNGVAEFVADEEMDRHTGYWWAPDDSAIAFARIDEAPVPVQKRYEVYADRTDVIEQRYPAAGDANVRVQLGVIAPAADAQPRWVDLGKEQDIYLARVDWRDARHLSFQRQSRDQKQLDLVEVALDSNRQRVLAHETSPTWVPLHNSLRFLQDGSVLWSSERTGFQHLYRIDSAGKTIALTQGNWPVDELLAVDEKAGKAYFRAGIDSSRESQIYAVSLQGGQPQRLSKAPGMHSASFARNASVYVDSWSNSSTPPQIELFRANGEKIATLVENDLADPKHPYARYRDAQRPVEFGTLTAADGKTPLNYSLIKPAGFDPSKRYPVAVYVYGGPASQTVTDSWPGRGDHLFNQYLAQQGYVVFSLDNRGTPRRGRDFGGALYGRQGTVEVTDQLRGVAWLKQQPWVDPARIGVQGWSNGGYMTLMLLAKASDSYACGVAGAPVTDWGLYDSHYTERYMDLPARNEAGYREARVLTHIDGLRSPLLLIHGMADDNVLFTNSTSLMSALQKRGQPFELMTYPGAKHGLSGADALHRYRVAEAFLGRCLKP from the coding sequence ATGCGCCACCTGTTCGCTTCGCTTGCCCTCATGCTCGCCACCACAACCGCTGCCCACGCTGAAAAGCTGACCCTGGAAGCCATCACCGGCCCGCTGCCGCTGTCCGGCCCGACCCTGATGAAGCCCAAGGTGGCACCAGACGGTTCGCAGGTCAGCTTCCTGCGCGGCAAGGACAGCGACCGCAACCAGCTGGACCTGTGGAGCTACGACATCGGCAGCGGCCAGACCCGCCTGCTGGTCGATTCCAAGGTCGTGCTGCCGGGCACCGAGACCCTCAGCGACGAAGAGAAGGCCCGCCGCGAGCGCCAGCGCATCGCCGCGATGACCGGCATCGTCGATTACCAGTGGTCGCCGGACGCGCAGCGCCTGCTGTTCCCGCTGGGTGGCGAGCTGTACCTGTACGACCTCAAGCAGCAGGGTGCCGCGGCCGTGCGCCAGCTGACCCACGGCGAAGGCTTTGCCACCGACGCCAAGCTGTCGCCGAAGGGCGGCTTCGTCAGCTTCATCCGCGGCCGCAACCTGTGGGTGATTGATCTGGCCAGCGGCAAGCAGCTGCAGCTGACCGGCGACGGCAGCAGCACCATCGGCAACGGCGTGGCCGAGTTCGTCGCCGACGAGGAAATGGACCGCCACACCGGTTACTGGTGGGCGCCGGATGATTCGGCCATTGCCTTTGCCCGCATCGACGAAGCGCCGGTGCCGGTGCAGAAACGCTACGAGGTCTATGCCGACCGCACCGATGTGATCGAACAGCGCTATCCGGCCGCCGGCGATGCCAACGTGCGCGTGCAGCTGGGCGTGATCGCACCGGCCGCCGACGCGCAGCCGCGCTGGGTCGACCTGGGCAAGGAACAGGACATCTACCTGGCCCGCGTCGACTGGCGCGATGCCCGGCACCTGAGCTTCCAGCGCCAGTCGCGTGACCAGAAGCAGCTGGACCTGGTGGAAGTGGCGCTCGATTCCAACCGCCAGCGCGTGCTCGCCCACGAGACCAGCCCGACCTGGGTGCCGCTGCACAACAGCCTGCGTTTCCTGCAGGACGGCAGCGTGCTGTGGTCGTCCGAGCGCACCGGTTTCCAGCATCTGTACCGCATCGACAGCGCAGGCAAGACCATCGCGCTGACCCAGGGCAACTGGCCGGTGGACGAACTGCTGGCGGTCGATGAGAAGGCCGGCAAGGCCTACTTCCGCGCCGGCATCGACAGCTCGCGCGAAAGCCAGATCTACGCGGTGTCGCTGCAGGGCGGCCAGCCGCAGCGCCTGTCGAAGGCGCCGGGCATGCACAGCGCCAGCTTCGCGCGCAACGCCAGCGTCTATGTCGACAGCTGGTCCAACAGCAGCACGCCGCCGCAGATCGAACTGTTCCGCGCCAACGGCGAGAAGATCGCCACCCTGGTCGAGAACGACCTGGCCGATCCCAAGCATCCGTATGCGCGCTACCGCGATGCACAGCGCCCGGTCGAGTTCGGCACGCTCACCGCAGCCGACGGCAAGACCCCGCTCAATTACAGCCTGATCAAGCCGGCCGGTTTCGATCCGTCCAAGCGCTACCCGGTGGCGGTGTACGTGTATGGCGGTCCGGCCAGCCAGACCGTCACCGACAGCTGGCCCGGCCGCGGCGATCACCTGTTCAACCAGTACCTGGCCCAGCAGGGCTACGTGGTGTTCTCGCTGGACAACCGTGGCACCCCGCGCCGTGGCCGCGACTTCGGTGGCGCGCTGTACGGCAGGCAGGGCACGGTGGAAGTGACCGACCAGCTGCGCGGCGTGGCCTGGCTGAAGCAGCAGCCGTGGGTAGACCCGGCGCGCATCGGCGTGCAGGGCTGGTCCAACGGCGGTTACATGACCCTGATGCTGCTGGCCAAGGCCTCCGACAGCTACGCCTGCGGCGTGGCCGGCGCCCCGGTCACCGACTGGGGCCTGTACGACAGCCACTACACCGAACGCTACATGGATCTGCCGGCGCGCAATGAAGCCGGTTACCGCGAGGCGCGCGTGCTGACCCACATCGACGGCCTGCGCTCGCCGCTGCTGCTGATCCACGGCATGGCCGATGACAACGTGCTGTTCACCAACTCGACCAGCCTGATGAGCGCGCTGCAGAAGCGCGGCCAGCCGTTCGAGCTGATGACCTACCCGGGTGCCAAGCATGGCCTGTCCGGCGCCGATGCCCTGCATCGTTACCGCGTGGCCGAAGCCTTCCTGGGGCGTTGCCTGAAACCCTGA
- a CDS encoding TolB family protein, producing MMRLTPPLLVLAASLLSAPVAMALNEYGIEGMGVVSTRADEGRATISADAQRIVFARRGEAGWGLWEARVVDGRWQQAQALPVGVAGEARDPYFSRDGHWLLFAAGREGALALYRAAVAADGQLGSAQPLAGDAGRQAERGPALSADGQRLLFARQQGRGAGWDLFVAPLDAQGARGPARALAALNSAEDETDGDWLGNDGAVVFSRGSGANAQVWSSSCAWSGAALQPLGLSFNQAGGWTGAPVIDNAKPGEMMVASSAAKAPRAGGVDVYRLAVPKVVAVPGCVPGAR from the coding sequence ATGATGCGTCTCACCCCGCCCCTGCTGGTGCTCGCCGCCAGTCTACTCTCTGCCCCCGTGGCGATGGCGTTGAACGAGTACGGCATCGAAGGCATGGGCGTGGTCTCCACCCGCGCCGACGAGGGCCGCGCCACGATCAGCGCCGACGCCCAGCGCATCGTGTTCGCGCGCCGTGGCGAGGCGGGCTGGGGCCTGTGGGAGGCACGCGTGGTCGATGGCCGCTGGCAGCAGGCGCAGGCGCTGCCGGTGGGCGTGGCCGGCGAGGCCCGCGATCCCTACTTCAGCCGTGATGGCCACTGGCTGCTGTTCGCGGCCGGCCGCGAGGGCGCGCTGGCGCTGTACCGGGCCGCGGTCGCCGCCGATGGCCAGCTGGGCAGTGCGCAGCCACTGGCCGGCGACGCCGGGCGCCAGGCAGAGCGCGGGCCGGCCCTGAGCGCGGATGGCCAGCGGCTGCTGTTTGCACGCCAGCAGGGACGTGGCGCCGGCTGGGACCTGTTCGTGGCACCTCTGGACGCGCAGGGCGCACGGGGCCCGGCCCGCGCACTGGCCGCGTTGAACAGCGCCGAGGACGAGACCGACGGCGACTGGCTGGGCAACGACGGCGCGGTGGTGTTCAGCCGTGGCAGCGGCGCGAACGCGCAGGTGTGGAGCAGCAGTTGTGCGTGGAGCGGCGCGGCGCTGCAACCGTTGGGGCTGTCGTTCAACCAGGCCGGCGGCTGGACCGGCGCGCCGGTGATCGACAACGCCAAGCCGGGCGAAATGATGGTGGCCAGCAGTGCGGCCAAGGCACCGCGTGCCGGCGGCGTGGACGTGTACCGGTTGGCGGTGCCGAAGGTGGTGGCGGTGCCGGGGTGCGTGCCGGGCGCACGCTGA
- a CDS encoding DUF885 domain-containing protein, translating into MKPIALAVALALTAAPLLSAPPALAAPTAKAATPASPAWVARSNALAQILLDAQGPFQPEETGFFGVPGYDDKVADLGPDNDKRYRAAMAKARDELKAKLATEKDPNVRQDLEIMIHAANQNIEGSELNEKYLLPWTDAPQTVFSGLNLLLSDQVPAERRAKAIDRLKAYAGLQPGGTAFTTLARQRYEERLKESSLLQPTKIEVQQSLDNVETYISGIESLLKKYQIAGADEAMKTLAGQMKDYAAWTRKDVLPKARTDARLPAPLYAYQLKQVGIDIDPKLLMQRAQLEFMETRSAMQQLAPLVVKDKGLKVADPSDPVAVIRALKADKIADDQLEGHYRKVIDAIDPLIREHAIVDVPKRAMQMRLGSAAESAASPAPHFLPAPLVNNTGQQGTFVLPLGNPAAGPGAQYDDFNFGSAAWTLSAHEGRPGHELQFTAMVERGVSLARTMFAFNSVNVEGWALYAEAEMVPYEPLDGQMIALQFRLLRAARAMLDPMLNLGLTDRANGERVLMEQVGLSKAMATQELDRYMVRMPGQAGSYFYGYTRILELRMQTELALGAKFDRLAFNNFLLDQGLLPPDQLADAVNKVFVPKYKR; encoded by the coding sequence ATGAAGCCGATCGCGCTGGCCGTTGCCCTGGCCCTGACCGCCGCCCCGCTGCTGTCCGCCCCGCCGGCGCTGGCCGCACCCACCGCCAAGGCCGCCACGCCGGCCAGCCCGGCCTGGGTGGCCCGCAGCAATGCACTGGCGCAGATCCTGCTTGATGCCCAGGGCCCGTTCCAGCCAGAGGAAACCGGCTTCTTCGGTGTGCCTGGCTATGACGACAAGGTGGCCGATCTCGGTCCCGACAACGACAAGCGCTACCGCGCGGCGATGGCCAAGGCGCGCGACGAACTGAAGGCGAAGCTGGCCACCGAGAAGGATCCCAACGTCCGCCAGGACCTGGAGATCATGATCCATGCCGCCAACCAGAACATCGAAGGCAGCGAGCTCAACGAGAAGTACCTGCTGCCGTGGACCGACGCACCGCAGACGGTGTTCAGCGGCCTCAACCTGCTGCTGTCCGACCAGGTGCCAGCCGAGCGCCGGGCCAAGGCGATCGATCGTCTCAAGGCCTATGCCGGCCTGCAGCCGGGCGGCACCGCCTTCACCACGCTGGCACGCCAGCGCTACGAGGAGCGGCTGAAGGAGAGCAGCCTGCTGCAGCCGACGAAGATCGAAGTGCAGCAGTCGCTGGACAACGTCGAGACCTACATCAGCGGCATCGAGTCGCTGCTGAAGAAGTACCAGATCGCCGGTGCCGATGAAGCGATGAAGACGCTGGCCGGGCAGATGAAGGACTACGCGGCGTGGACGCGCAAGGACGTGCTGCCCAAGGCGCGCACCGATGCACGCTTGCCGGCGCCGCTGTACGCCTACCAGCTCAAGCAGGTAGGCATCGACATCGACCCGAAGCTGCTGATGCAGCGCGCGCAGCTGGAGTTCATGGAAACCCGCTCGGCGATGCAGCAGCTGGCGCCGCTGGTGGTGAAGGACAAGGGCCTGAAGGTGGCCGACCCGAGCGACCCGGTGGCAGTGATCCGCGCGCTGAAGGCCGACAAGATCGCCGACGACCAGCTGGAAGGCCACTACCGCAAGGTGATCGATGCGATCGATCCGCTGATCCGCGAGCACGCCATCGTCGATGTCCCCAAGCGCGCCATGCAGATGCGCCTGGGTTCGGCGGCCGAGAGCGCGGCCAGCCCGGCCCCGCACTTCCTGCCGGCGCCGCTGGTCAACAACACCGGGCAGCAGGGCACCTTCGTGCTGCCGCTGGGCAACCCGGCCGCCGGCCCGGGCGCACAGTACGACGACTTCAACTTCGGTTCGGCCGCCTGGACCCTGAGTGCGCATGAAGGCCGCCCCGGCCACGAGCTGCAGTTCACCGCGATGGTCGAGCGTGGGGTGTCGCTGGCGCGCACCATGTTCGCGTTCAATTCGGTGAACGTAGAAGGCTGGGCGCTGTATGCCGAAGCCGAGATGGTGCCCTACGAGCCGCTGGACGGGCAGATGATCGCCCTGCAGTTCCGCCTGCTGCGTGCAGCGCGCGCAATGCTTGACCCGATGCTCAACCTCGGCCTGACCGACCGCGCCAATGGCGAGCGCGTGCTGATGGAGCAGGTGGGTTTGTCCAAGGCGATGGCCACCCAGGAACTGGACCGCTACATGGTGCGCATGCCGGGCCAGGCCGGCAGCTACTTCTACGGCTACACCCGCATCCTGGAACTGCGCATGCAGACCGAGCTGGCACTGGGCGCGAAGTTCGACCGCCTGGCGTTCAACAACTTCCTGCTCGACCAGGGCCTGCTGCCGCCGGACCAGCTGGCCGACGCGGTCAACAAGGTGTTCGTGCCGAAGTACAAGCGCTGA
- a CDS encoding cytochrome c oxidase assembly factor Coa1 family protein — translation MTLPPPIPSHCTRPAGWWSRHWRWAMPLTVVMVLGVAGGIVAWSVLRWSEAARESPPMREALRRAGCSVELVEAFGEPLRTGSMPLGSMQTAIDGQRDVGLTVALEGSRAHGRLFVQGSRRDDVWDYPVMYVLGENKQTFDLSALDDDEAADECALQECRDRGGCKPGMAM, via the coding sequence ATGACCCTGCCACCGCCCATTCCCAGTCACTGCACCCGACCCGCCGGATGGTGGAGCCGGCACTGGCGCTGGGCGATGCCCCTGACCGTCGTGATGGTGTTGGGCGTGGCCGGCGGCATCGTGGCCTGGAGCGTGCTGCGCTGGAGCGAGGCGGCACGCGAGAGCCCGCCGATGCGCGAGGCGCTGCGGCGCGCCGGCTGCAGTGTCGAACTGGTGGAAGCGTTCGGCGAACCCCTGCGTACCGGATCGATGCCGCTGGGCAGCATGCAGACCGCGATCGACGGCCAGCGCGACGTCGGCCTGACCGTGGCCCTGGAGGGCTCCCGCGCGCACGGCCGGTTGTTCGTGCAGGGCAGCCGCCGCGATGACGTATGGGATTACCCGGTGATGTACGTGCTGGGCGAGAACAAGCAGACTTTCGACCTGAGCGCGCTGGATGACGATGAAGCGGCGGACGAATGCGCGCTGCAGGAATGCCGTGATCGCGGTGGGTGCAAACCTGGCATGGCGATGTAG
- a CDS encoding bestrophin family protein: protein MIIRPRPHGWQLLYILRGSIVPAIAPKVLAILILSIAVAAVVELAPPTGIERFSVTPFTLLGLVLSIFLSFRNSACYDRWWEGRKLWGQLVYESRSLARQLHLLLPDDAGRRRRIAYLTTAFAHALAARLRGRVVALAAVPWLDKPQREQLGQRENVPDALLAMIAAELAQPLRSGELDPILYTQLEQRLHAMSSIQAGCERILTTPLPFAYTLLLHRCAWMFCVLLPFGLASSLGWGTPVLSAVLAYAFFGLDQLGEEMEDPFGLEPNDLPLDALVRTIEIDQLDALGERPLPEPLLPQGYLLQ, encoded by the coding sequence ATGATCATCCGACCCCGTCCCCACGGCTGGCAACTGCTGTACATCCTGCGCGGCTCGATCGTTCCGGCGATCGCGCCGAAGGTGCTGGCCATCCTGATCCTGTCCATTGCCGTGGCGGCGGTGGTGGAGTTGGCGCCGCCGACCGGCATCGAGCGCTTCTCGGTGACCCCGTTCACCCTGCTCGGCCTGGTCCTGTCGATCTTCCTCAGCTTCCGCAACAGCGCCTGCTACGACCGCTGGTGGGAAGGCCGCAAGCTGTGGGGCCAACTGGTCTACGAATCGCGCTCGCTGGCCCGCCAGTTGCACCTGCTGCTGCCTGACGATGCAGGCCGCCGCCGCCGCATCGCCTACCTCACCACGGCCTTCGCCCATGCCCTGGCGGCGCGCCTGCGCGGGCGGGTGGTGGCGCTGGCGGCCGTGCCTTGGCTGGACAAGCCGCAGCGCGAGCAGCTGGGCCAGCGCGAAAACGTCCCTGACGCACTGCTGGCGATGATCGCCGCCGAACTGGCCCAGCCGCTGCGCAGCGGCGAACTGGACCCGATCCTTTACACCCAGCTGGAACAGCGCCTGCACGCGATGTCGTCGATCCAGGCTGGCTGCGAGCGCATCCTGACCACGCCGCTGCCGTTCGCCTACACCCTGCTGCTGCACCGCTGCGCGTGGATGTTCTGCGTGCTGCTGCCCTTCGGCCTGGCCAGCTCGCTGGGCTGGGGTACGCCGGTGTTGTCGGCGGTGCTGGCCTATGCCTTCTTCGGCCTGGACCAGCTGGGCGAAGAAATGGAGGACCCGTTCGGCCTGGAGCCGAACGACCTGCCGCTGGATGCGCTGGTGCGCACCATCGAAATCGACCAGCTCGACGCGCTCGGCGAACGCCCCTTGCCCGAACCCCTGCTGCCGCAGGGCTACCTGTTGCAATAG
- a CDS encoding zinc-dependent metalloprotease, with translation MQMYAIRSVVVPIVLALALVTPAMAVEPLVETLSYASLVEAEQTLRRQGDDVVWVRRVRVNEAALAADEITVDLHDTVLNLVRDPSQPLFETTQSVSYRPVGDGGVQREVRSLSSMQWVGTVKVALRSTEGKSGEQRVRIWSDASGTHARFSLGVWHYTLDGDRLIKRDVRHALRDERDDVKDRRPDRPAPGVPLGLASGRSGEGQDVIRVAYGFATGALASGLDPAIEQFRVAVMQANSGFAASGIELELRTVAYAVPGYSESTLDQTLDDMAEGKQGPLWLLHAAREGERADIMVMIIDTGTGASACGLAQQVLATRETALVAIERRCLDQHTLAHEVGHLPGADHNPENATLDPPRFAYGHGYRFTEGAAPGWRTVMALECTGQVCPRVNLWSSSMNQHEGMPAGSTDLHDNARVLRETKGIVADFYPDPPSQSPDVSYPPPVTSGRLSPSP, from the coding sequence ATGCAAATGTATGCAATCAGGAGTGTGGTCGTCCCGATTGTGCTTGCGCTGGCGTTGGTCACGCCCGCGATGGCCGTTGAACCCCTCGTGGAGACGCTCTCATACGCCTCACTTGTCGAAGCCGAACAGACGTTGCGGAGGCAGGGGGACGACGTGGTATGGGTACGTCGGGTCCGCGTGAACGAGGCGGCCCTGGCCGCAGATGAGATCACCGTCGATCTCCACGATACGGTTCTCAACCTTGTTCGCGATCCTTCCCAACCCTTGTTCGAGACTACGCAGAGTGTGAGCTACCGGCCAGTGGGCGACGGAGGCGTCCAACGCGAGGTGCGCTCGCTCTCAAGTATGCAGTGGGTGGGCACGGTGAAAGTCGCGCTCCGGAGCACGGAAGGAAAGTCAGGGGAGCAACGCGTGAGAATCTGGTCGGACGCTTCGGGAACACATGCAAGATTCAGCCTCGGCGTCTGGCACTACACCCTCGACGGTGATCGACTGATAAAGCGTGACGTGCGCCATGCCCTGCGCGACGAGCGCGACGATGTAAAGGACCGACGACCCGATCGACCGGCTCCCGGTGTTCCCCTTGGACTTGCCTCTGGTCGGAGTGGGGAAGGTCAGGATGTCATCCGGGTCGCGTACGGATTTGCGACAGGCGCACTGGCGAGCGGGCTGGATCCTGCAATTGAGCAGTTCCGGGTTGCGGTAATGCAGGCTAATTCCGGATTCGCTGCAAGTGGCATTGAACTGGAGTTGCGGACGGTGGCATACGCGGTCCCTGGATACAGCGAATCCACGCTTGATCAGACCTTGGATGACATGGCCGAAGGCAAGCAGGGGCCACTATGGTTGTTGCATGCGGCCCGGGAGGGCGAGCGTGCCGACATCATGGTGATGATCATCGATACTGGCACGGGCGCTTCCGCATGTGGACTTGCCCAGCAGGTACTGGCCACCCGGGAAACAGCTCTTGTCGCGATTGAGCGCAGATGCCTGGATCAACACACTCTTGCGCATGAGGTCGGCCATCTGCCGGGGGCAGATCATAATCCCGAAAATGCGACACTTGATCCGCCCAGATTCGCGTACGGTCATGGCTATCGTTTCACCGAGGGGGCTGCGCCTGGCTGGCGAACTGTCATGGCCCTGGAGTGCACTGGTCAGGTCTGCCCGCGGGTGAATCTATGGTCATCCTCGATGAACCAGCATGAGGGGATGCCAGCGGGATCGACCGATCTTCATGACAACGCAAGAGTCCTGCGCGAAACGAAGGGCATCGTTGCCGATTTCTATCCCGATCCGCCATCCCAGAGCCCCGACGTCTCATATCCGCCGCCCGTGACGTCCGGCCGGTTGTCGCCGTCGCCCTGA
- the aroE gene encoding shikimate dehydrogenase, producing MTDRYAVFGHPVAHSKSPQIHAAFGRQEGIAVDYRAIDLAPEAFLAGLEAFAAEGGVGANVTLPHKETAFSVCTTLTARARRAGSVNTLLRKGDRWHGDTTDGIGLVRDLTDRHGLDLRGRRMLLIGAGGSARSVAPALLDAGITELVVVNRTPERADELIDAMGEPGRAISRYWEDLRELGDFELIVNATSAGRDRDVEFKLPLSLVNSMTTAVDLNYGEAAIAFLAWARAAECRNTVDGLGMLVEQAAESFLQWHGVRPQTDEVYQSLRQGAAVLAGED from the coding sequence ATGACCGACCGTTACGCCGTCTTCGGACACCCCGTTGCCCACTCGAAGTCGCCGCAGATCCATGCTGCGTTTGGTCGCCAGGAAGGCATCGCGGTGGATTACCGCGCGATCGACCTGGCCCCGGAAGCGTTCCTGGCCGGCCTGGAGGCGTTCGCCGCCGAGGGCGGTGTCGGCGCCAACGTCACCTTGCCGCACAAGGAAACCGCGTTCTCGGTGTGCACCACGCTGACCGCGCGCGCGCGCCGCGCCGGCTCGGTCAACACGCTGCTGCGCAAGGGCGACCGCTGGCACGGTGACACCACCGATGGCATCGGCCTGGTGCGCGACCTGACCGATCGCCACGGCCTGGACCTGCGCGGTCGCCGCATGCTGCTGATCGGCGCCGGTGGTTCGGCGCGCAGCGTCGCCCCGGCGCTGCTCGATGCCGGCATCACCGAGTTGGTGGTGGTCAACCGCACGCCGGAACGCGCCGATGAACTGATCGATGCGATGGGTGAGCCGGGCCGCGCGATCAGCCGCTACTGGGAAGACCTGCGCGAGCTGGGCGATTTCGAACTGATCGTCAACGCCACCTCGGCCGGCCGCGACCGCGACGTCGAGTTCAAGCTGCCGCTGTCGCTGGTCAACTCGATGACCACCGCAGTCGACCTCAACTACGGCGAGGCGGCCATCGCCTTCCTGGCCTGGGCGCGCGCGGCGGAGTGCCGCAATACCGTCGATGGCCTGGGCATGCTGGTCGAACAGGCCGCCGAGAGCTTCCTGCAGTGGCACGGGGTGCGCCCGCAGACCGACGAGGTCTACCAGTCGCTGCGCCAAGGCGCGGCCGTGCTGGCCGGCGAGGACTGA